A window of Saccopteryx leptura isolate mSacLep1 chromosome 5, mSacLep1_pri_phased_curated, whole genome shotgun sequence contains these coding sequences:
- the CXCL9 gene encoding C-X-C motif chemokine 9 — protein MKKSVVPLLLGIIFLTLIGVQGAPMMRKGRCSCPVTNQGTIYLKSLKNLEQFPPSLSCEKTEIIATMKNGYQTCLNPDSTSVKKLIEEWEKQVSQKKMQKKGKKNLKRRKFLKAKRSQRLHQKKIT, from the exons ATGAAGAAAAGTGTTGTTCCTCTCCTTTTGGGTATCATCTTCCTGACTCTGATTGGAGTTCAAG GAGCCCCAATGATGAGGAAGGGACGCTGTTCCTGCCCGGTCACTAACCAGGGGACGATCTACTTAAAGTCATTAAAAAACCTTGAACAGTTTCCCCCAAGCCTTTCTTGTGAAAAAACTGAAATCAT tgctacaatgaagaatggCTATCAAACATGTCTAAACCCAGATTCAACAAGTGTGAAAAAATTGATTGAAGAGTGGGAGAAACAG GTCAgccaaaagaaaatgcaaaagaaagggaaaaaaaatttaaaaagaaggaaatttctgAAGGCTAAAAGATCTCAACGTCTTCATCAAAAGAAGATCACATAA